In a single window of the Micromonospora inositola genome:
- a CDS encoding DEAD/DEAH box helicase — MAPEPLWEGPDSAVARRVTELSDQYLRAYAAHPGLIEEHANIERSITQGGYGRRQLYELIQNGADELQREPGGGIHVVLTPDALYCANRGTAITQDGAETILASHLSRKRGTEIGRFGLGFKSVLSISDSPDFFSRSGSFGWDRRHAEATIRTHTGTTGPTPVLRVARVLDADAARAGDPVLDELMCWATTVIRLPLLEGHLDRLAQDLRDFPSDFVIFSPHIGRLDLDDRTGLVPQRKTVTVSGDGTDRVVVEQSGGAERTVTWKVFERIHRPSEQARRDAGEFHDRDEIPLSWAVPVSGGGQGTGAFWAFFPTTYETTLSGILNAPWKTNEDRQNLLKDNLFNDELMTAAAELIVDSLPELSTDEDPARHLLFITARGREARNWADKELSAAIYRLAARRPSLPDQTGRLRTPTEVRLHPARLDPEWLSRWRGVPGRPDDWCHHSVEETVRRSRAEQILAGAGRGPATLRHWLEAVALPGSPPGTAAALRIVAQMSDRRHPLLDDGHIARIVLVADGRVLTLSDQVFRRTPGEPEADGLTYIDRRLDEDPELDEVLTDLGIYEADAAGRLLSLLQSDLSDADDESWETFWALTRRLVPSVAAEMIDEQGFTARVRVRVGSGAFMGLRECLMPGRVVLAGSSVAVDVDFHREDVALLGLLDVSDVPRESDDPGRDGWLDEYRRKMILAFYASLPPSASRPVERGIKVAGVAPAGPLGLLTTLTPSETARFLRHVPPAGVVTTWHVTATTRVDRRLDVPSPLVWAARRYGHLQTAWGLLPVDDSVGPGLALPTGVLPAADIGADLATALGLPQHTDEIGEARWRRMVAHAEEHLQVEQVGELYGLACSYLPVAPPRIRCLVGADPGWAAPGEVTMAADAGQRRRLRDHDVPVLPVPPEAVDGLRAAWGLSVLDDVLSNEVRAVPVREPVPVEDLFPRLRFLPGRPLHGVRVVACSELEELVSGPNGRRARPASVLRSDDVVYSLEPYDDATLLRRLRERFGLQLTDQQVEQILAHNEQVRRDARLVAVRDQPDDAARLLVLLGADVLRTRIPQPVLEAVAAAEGPLDDRTVAELALDVFGSTVLREYRSDLDRLGLDVPEQWAGGHRARRLVTDLGFPVTFAGERQPSLEASVVVDGPAAFPPLHEYQEIMVRRVRSVAESRPPLRGMLCLPTGAGKTRTAVQALIESMRDEALPRLRPILWIAQSEELCEQAVHSWQSAWRSLGGAARLTISRLWSGNTADPVTDGFHLVVATDAKLALIIDSPDYEWLRDAQCVIIDEAHTSLSPRYTSVLASLGITPHRTRCPLIGLTATPFIGTNAPETERLTRRYNRNRLDFDVDGREVLAPRPYESLQEMGVLARIRHRELDGATIQLSESERAEAAVHPWLPTSAENRLAADQERTAMLVKEITALPQQWPILVFATSVEHAHVLAALLNRRGVRSAAVTGSTEHGLRRQTIRRFRDGEIRVLTNYSVLTQGFDAPATRAIVVARPTFSPNVYQQMIGRGLRGPRNRGKEECLVLDVADNITHFGAELAFRDFEYLWRSPG, encoded by the coding sequence ATGGCACCGGAGCCGCTCTGGGAGGGACCCGACAGCGCCGTCGCCCGTCGGGTGACGGAGCTGTCGGATCAGTACCTTCGGGCCTATGCGGCCCATCCCGGACTGATCGAGGAACACGCCAACATCGAGCGGTCGATCACCCAGGGCGGCTACGGCCGGCGTCAGCTCTACGAGCTGATCCAGAACGGTGCCGACGAGCTGCAACGCGAACCGGGCGGCGGGATCCACGTCGTGCTGACCCCCGACGCGTTGTACTGCGCGAACCGGGGGACGGCGATCACGCAGGACGGCGCGGAGACCATCCTGGCCTCACATCTGTCCCGCAAGCGCGGGACCGAGATCGGACGTTTCGGGCTCGGCTTCAAGTCCGTGCTGTCGATCAGCGACAGCCCGGACTTCTTCAGCCGCAGTGGATCGTTCGGGTGGGATCGGCGCCACGCCGAGGCGACGATCCGCACCCACACGGGCACGACGGGGCCGACGCCGGTGCTGCGGGTGGCGCGGGTGCTGGACGCGGACGCGGCCCGCGCCGGCGACCCGGTGCTCGACGAGCTCATGTGCTGGGCGACGACGGTGATCCGGCTGCCTCTGCTCGAGGGGCACCTGGACCGGCTCGCCCAGGACCTGCGCGACTTCCCCAGTGACTTCGTGATCTTCTCCCCCCACATCGGCCGCTTGGATCTCGACGACCGGACCGGGCTCGTGCCACAGCGGAAGACCGTCACCGTCAGCGGAGACGGCACCGACCGGGTCGTCGTCGAGCAGTCCGGCGGCGCGGAGCGCACCGTTACGTGGAAGGTCTTCGAACGGATCCACCGCCCCAGTGAGCAGGCGCGCCGCGACGCCGGGGAGTTCCACGACCGTGACGAGATCCCGTTGTCCTGGGCCGTGCCGGTCTCCGGCGGCGGCCAGGGGACCGGTGCGTTCTGGGCCTTCTTCCCGACGACGTATGAGACGACGCTCAGCGGCATCCTGAACGCCCCGTGGAAGACCAACGAGGACAGGCAGAACCTGCTCAAGGACAACCTGTTCAACGATGAGCTGATGACCGCCGCGGCGGAGCTGATCGTGGACTCGTTGCCGGAGTTGAGCACCGACGAGGACCCGGCCCGCCACCTGCTGTTCATCACCGCCCGCGGCCGTGAGGCCCGCAACTGGGCCGACAAGGAATTGAGCGCCGCGATCTACCGGCTCGCCGCGCGGCGTCCGAGCCTGCCGGATCAAACCGGTCGTCTGCGCACCCCCACCGAGGTCCGGCTGCATCCCGCCCGGCTCGATCCAGAGTGGCTTTCGCGGTGGCGCGGCGTGCCCGGACGTCCCGACGACTGGTGTCATCACTCCGTCGAGGAGACGGTGCGGCGATCACGGGCGGAACAGATCCTGGCCGGAGCCGGTAGAGGGCCGGCCACGCTTCGGCACTGGTTGGAGGCCGTGGCGCTGCCCGGCTCCCCGCCGGGGACGGCGGCGGCGCTGCGCATCGTCGCGCAGATGAGCGACCGCAGGCATCCCCTGCTCGACGACGGTCACATCGCGCGGATCGTGCTCGTCGCCGACGGCCGGGTCCTGACACTGTCGGACCAGGTCTTCCGCCGCACACCGGGTGAGCCCGAAGCCGACGGGCTCACCTACATCGACCGGCGCCTCGACGAGGACCCGGAGCTCGACGAGGTTCTGACCGATCTCGGGATCTACGAGGCCGATGCCGCCGGGCGGCTGCTGTCCCTGCTGCAGAGCGACCTGTCGGATGCCGACGACGAGTCGTGGGAGACGTTCTGGGCCCTGACCCGACGCCTCGTCCCGTCCGTCGCCGCCGAGATGATCGACGAGCAGGGGTTCACCGCACGGGTGCGGGTCCGCGTCGGCTCGGGTGCGTTCATGGGGCTGCGTGAGTGCCTGATGCCCGGTCGCGTGGTGCTGGCCGGCTCCTCGGTCGCCGTCGACGTCGACTTCCACCGCGAGGATGTGGCGCTGCTGGGGCTGCTGGATGTGAGCGACGTGCCGAGGGAGTCCGACGATCCGGGCCGGGACGGGTGGCTCGACGAGTACCGACGAAAGATGATCTTGGCCTTCTACGCGTCACTGCCGCCGTCGGCGAGCAGGCCGGTCGAGCGCGGTATCAAGGTCGCAGGCGTCGCACCTGCAGGCCCCCTCGGATTGCTGACCACCCTCACCCCGTCGGAGACGGCGCGGTTCCTCCGACATGTGCCACCCGCCGGCGTCGTCACGACGTGGCACGTCACCGCGACCACCCGCGTCGACCGGCGGCTCGACGTGCCGTCGCCGCTGGTGTGGGCGGCGCGTCGCTACGGACATCTGCAGACCGCGTGGGGTCTCCTGCCCGTCGACGACAGTGTGGGTCCCGGGCTGGCTCTCCCGACGGGAGTGCTGCCGGCGGCCGACATCGGCGCCGACCTGGCGACGGCTCTGGGACTGCCGCAACACACCGACGAGATCGGCGAGGCCCGGTGGCGGCGGATGGTCGCTCATGCCGAGGAGCACCTTCAGGTCGAGCAGGTGGGTGAACTCTACGGGCTGGCCTGCTCGTATCTGCCCGTCGCGCCGCCCCGGATCCGTTGCCTGGTCGGCGCCGACCCGGGGTGGGCCGCGCCCGGCGAGGTCACCATGGCCGCCGACGCCGGGCAACGGCGGCGGCTGCGCGACCACGACGTCCCGGTGCTGCCGGTACCGCCGGAGGCGGTCGACGGGTTGAGGGCCGCGTGGGGTCTGTCAGTCCTCGACGACGTGCTCAGCAACGAGGTGAGGGCGGTTCCCGTGCGCGAGCCGGTGCCGGTGGAGGACCTGTTCCCGCGGCTGCGTTTCCTCCCGGGCCGGCCCCTGCACGGCGTGCGGGTCGTCGCGTGCAGTGAGTTGGAGGAGCTGGTCAGCGGGCCGAACGGGCGGCGGGCGCGGCCGGCGTCGGTGCTGAGGTCCGACGACGTCGTCTACAGCCTGGAACCCTATGACGACGCGACGTTGCTGCGTCGGCTTCGGGAGCGGTTCGGTCTGCAGTTGACCGATCAGCAGGTCGAGCAGATCTTGGCCCACAACGAGCAGGTGCGACGGGACGCGCGTCTGGTCGCCGTCCGTGACCAGCCCGACGACGCTGCTCGGCTGCTCGTCCTGCTCGGCGCCGACGTTCTGCGCACCCGCATCCCGCAGCCGGTCCTGGAGGCCGTGGCCGCCGCCGAGGGGCCGCTCGACGATCGCACGGTGGCCGAGCTCGCCCTGGATGTGTTCGGTTCCACGGTGCTGCGGGAGTACCGCAGCGACCTGGACCGTCTGGGTCTCGACGTGCCGGAGCAGTGGGCCGGCGGCCATCGGGCCCGTCGACTCGTGACCGACCTGGGCTTCCCCGTGACGTTCGCCGGGGAGCGGCAGCCTTCCTTGGAGGCCAGCGTCGTGGTCGACGGCCCGGCCGCGTTCCCGCCGCTGCACGAGTACCAGGAGATCATGGTGCGGCGGGTCCGTTCGGTCGCCGAGTCGCGGCCGCCGCTGCGCGGCATGCTGTGTCTGCCCACCGGTGCCGGCAAGACCCGCACCGCGGTCCAGGCTCTCATCGAGTCCATGCGCGACGAGGCGTTGCCGCGTTTGCGGCCGATCCTGTGGATCGCGCAGTCGGAGGAGCTGTGCGAACAGGCGGTGCACAGCTGGCAGAGCGCGTGGCGCAGCCTCGGCGGCGCCGCGCGGCTGACCATCAGCAGGCTCTGGTCCGGCAACACGGCCGATCCGGTCACGGACGGCTTCCATCTGGTGGTCGCCACCGACGCGAAACTGGCGTTGATCATCGACTCGCCGGACTACGAGTGGCTGCGGGACGCCCAGTGCGTGATCATCGACGAGGCGCACACGTCCCTGAGCCCGCGTTACACGTCGGTGCTGGCGTCGCTGGGTATCACGCCGCATCGCACGAGGTGCCCGTTGATCGGGCTGACCGCGACCCCGTTCATCGGCACCAATGCGCCGGAGACCGAGCGTCTGACCCGCCGCTACAACCGCAACCGGCTCGACTTCGACGTCGACGGGCGGGAGGTGCTGGCGCCGCGGCCGTACGAGAGCCTGCAGGAGATGGGCGTCCTGGCACGCATACGTCATCGTGAGCTGGACGGGGCGACCATCCAGCTGTCGGAGAGCGAACGCGCCGAAGCCGCGGTTCATCCGTGGCTGCCGACCAGCGCGGAGAACCGTCTGGCGGCCGATCAGGAGCGCACCGCGATGCTGGTCAAGGAGATCACGGCACTGCCGCAGCAGTGGCCGATCCTGGTGTTCGCGACCTCCGTCGAGCACGCCCACGTCCTCGCCGCCCTGCTCAATCGGCGGGGGGTGAGGTCGGCGGCCGTCACCGGGTCGACCGAGCATGGTCTGCGCCGGCAGACGATCCGTCGCTTCCGTGACGGGGAGATCAGGGTGCTGACGAACTACAGCGTGCTGACCCAGGGCTTCGACGCACCGGCGACGAGGGCGATCGTGGTGGCCCGGCCCACCTTCAGCCCGAACGTGTATCAGCAGATGATCGGGCGAGGTCTGCGCGGTCCCAGGAACCGCGGCAAGGAGGAGTGCCTGGTGCTGGACGTGGCCGACAACATCACCCACTTCGGTGCGGAACTCGCGTTCCGCGACTTCGAGTATCTGTGGCGTTCTCCGGGGTGA
- a CDS encoding DUF2075 domain-containing protein: protein MSAFRTSADGLLRLATSGTLADRIAEQVGHAVSPSERRSWERSLPMLAQDLADAGLGQVEMLVEYQLPLTSKRVDVVLAGVHPKNADDSYVVVELKQWSQAESYEGSDRLVLVEHARGPRLHPGVQVGDYCEYLTDFLGVLSHRRSPIVGAAYLHNAVDRDVNDLFARRPTEQSRIFTKQRRGQFLDYLRTHLAPTSGAAAADRFLTSAVRPSKHLLTYAAQELKERSHFTLLDEQRLAYELVLHAVERARAADRKSVVVVSGGPGSGKSVIALSVLGELARQQRSVMHATGSRSFTQTLRRYAGKGSTRLKNLFGYFNSFMAAERNGLDVLICDEAHRIRETSVNRFTPKAKRDKARPQIDELIAAARVPVFLLDEHQVVKPGELGSVDVISAYAKQLNLDVEVVSLHDQFRCGGSEAYEEWVLDLLGLDGGEPSVWTGDGRFDLRLAESPEEMEAFLQAKQTAGETARMSAGYCWPWSDPRPDDSLVPDVQVGGWTRPWNVKSDRSVGDAPGSAFWATDPNGFGQVGCVYTAQGFEYEWSGVIIGPDLVARDGRLVTQRTESKDPAFRSRKQLSDFEADRLIRNTYKVLMTRGMRGTILYSTDPETRAYLAALVHVKRLVETTYEPVVDGAALHS, encoded by the coding sequence TTGTCAGCGTTCCGCACCTCCGCCGACGGTCTCCTGCGCCTGGCCACCAGCGGCACCCTCGCCGATCGGATCGCCGAACAGGTCGGGCACGCCGTGAGCCCCAGCGAGCGCCGGTCTTGGGAACGCAGCCTCCCCATGCTGGCGCAGGATCTCGCCGATGCGGGTCTGGGGCAGGTGGAGATGCTGGTCGAGTACCAACTCCCGTTGACCAGCAAGCGGGTCGACGTGGTGCTCGCCGGGGTGCACCCCAAGAATGCCGACGACTCCTACGTGGTGGTCGAGCTGAAGCAATGGTCGCAGGCGGAGTCCTACGAGGGCTCCGACCGGCTGGTCCTGGTCGAGCATGCGCGCGGGCCGCGCCTCCACCCGGGCGTCCAGGTCGGTGACTACTGCGAGTACCTCACCGACTTCCTCGGCGTGCTCTCCCACCGGCGCAGCCCGATCGTCGGCGCCGCGTACCTGCACAACGCCGTCGACCGGGACGTCAACGACCTCTTCGCGCGCCGTCCGACCGAGCAGAGCCGGATCTTCACCAAGCAGCGGCGCGGCCAGTTCCTCGATTACCTCCGCACCCACCTGGCGCCCACGTCGGGCGCGGCCGCCGCCGACCGCTTCCTCACCAGCGCCGTCCGGCCCAGCAAGCATCTGCTGACGTACGCGGCGCAGGAGCTGAAGGAACGGTCGCACTTCACGCTGCTGGACGAGCAGCGCCTGGCGTACGAGCTGGTGTTGCACGCGGTGGAGCGCGCCCGCGCCGCGGACCGCAAGTCGGTCGTGGTGGTGTCGGGTGGGCCGGGCAGCGGCAAGAGCGTGATCGCGCTGTCGGTTCTCGGGGAGTTGGCCCGCCAGCAGCGCTCGGTCATGCACGCCACCGGCTCGCGCTCGTTCACCCAGACCCTGCGCAGATACGCTGGCAAGGGCTCAACCCGCTTGAAGAATCTATTCGGCTACTTCAACAGCTTCATGGCGGCCGAGCGGAACGGCCTTGACGTGCTGATCTGCGACGAGGCGCACCGGATCCGGGAGACGTCGGTCAACCGCTTCACGCCCAAGGCGAAGCGGGACAAGGCTCGCCCGCAGATCGACGAGCTGATCGCCGCCGCTCGGGTACCGGTCTTCCTCCTCGACGAGCACCAGGTCGTCAAGCCGGGCGAGCTCGGCAGCGTCGACGTCATCTCCGCGTACGCAAAGCAGCTCAACCTGGACGTGGAGGTCGTGTCGCTGCACGACCAGTTCCGGTGCGGCGGCAGCGAGGCGTACGAAGAGTGGGTCCTCGACCTGCTCGGCCTCGATGGCGGTGAGCCGTCGGTATGGACCGGTGACGGTCGGTTCGACCTGCGGCTGGCGGAATCGCCGGAGGAAATGGAGGCGTTCCTGCAGGCGAAGCAGACCGCCGGAGAGACCGCTCGCATGTCCGCGGGCTACTGCTGGCCGTGGAGCGACCCGCGACCGGACGATTCCCTGGTCCCGGACGTGCAGGTCGGTGGCTGGACCCGGCCCTGGAACGTTAAAAGCGACCGCAGCGTCGGTGACGCGCCGGGTAGCGCGTTCTGGGCCACCGACCCGAACGGCTTCGGCCAGGTGGGGTGCGTCTACACGGCCCAGGGCTTCGAGTACGAGTGGTCGGGCGTCATCATCGGGCCCGACCTCGTTGCCCGCGACGGCCGGCTGGTGACCCAGCGGACGGAATCGAAAGACCCGGCCTTCCGCAGTCGGAAGCAGCTAAGCGACTTCGAGGCGGACCGGCTGATCCGGAACACCTACAAGGTGTTGATGACCCGAGGCATGCGCGGCACGATCCTCTACTCCACCGACCCCGAGACACGCGCCTATCTGGCTGCATTGGTCCACGTGAAGCGTCTAGTAGAGACGACTTACGAACCCGTCGTCGACGGAGCCGCGCTGCACAGCTGA
- a CDS encoding DEAD/DEAH box helicase has translation MSSSTPSSYASVRETVEALSAVALRHYEIDAGMVQEHANGERRITQGGYGDRQVYELVQNGADEMRGLPDGEIRVILTDDYLYCANAGNPMTPAGADTILRMGVSRKRGGQIGRFGVGVKSVLSVSDTPQFFSTGGSFGFDRAWAEQTIRAVVPGAVDIPILRMGKVLDTAGEAASDPILAELLGWAATVVRLPLLPGKAARLSLDLRGFPAEFQLFSPHVGSLILEDRSGPRPPLVRELFVRNDGNRFTLQSSATTGRDETSRWRVFTRTFHPSATAQQGAGELHDRPRIDVSWAVPEDKGRGERGTFWAFFPTNYATTLRGLLNAPWKTSEDRQNLYDNNPFNEELIEQAALLIVESLPELVDIADPGSYLTLLPGRGREAPQWADDRLTKEVWKTTAVRPSLPDQLGVLRIPDELSMPPENIPAPLMQLWVGYSGRPHDWTHPSIEQRERRARARLIFETAGLSEAPIVRWLQSLVHDGTAEASICAIRILAGLRRENSEHADAARRARIVLTESHGMVSVDHPGLYQRSGLDELADDLIYVDATVTDEIGLRSDLNELGVREATPMGKLKAVLDRGVDGYGDKDWQALWGLVGRVTPHDAADAIRKALPDPMRAIRVRTMAGRFRPLAECLLPGRVIPADGSRDQDLVVDLRVHGADRPALTALGMSDVPEMSVDPREDDWFEEYREFALKRLNDSLDKHVRLRKLSALEVDGTTPPGPLGVLTELSDEGKALFVKHLPAGRLVRDWTARAHSSTLHVPSPLVWMVRQHGKIDSSQGLLPVRMTVNPGLQEYDDVLPVASVDRDVADVLNLPSTVDRIQEPLWRYVVQTVEKSQDDVVPGKAYALVLRSGIEWPGGETRCRIGDTWGTRPDDQICVTADRVEYDTLVMERVPALLAPTVTDVENMVETWGMLRYADAVSMEIRTAEETEPVAVVTEFPHLAVLRSRLANGWSYVVCGELDEVKRTPAGMRTTPLESANRDRVVYVRHPADERRILQAVSKELDLRLSPAEVQKILDMREEAKNQDILKQVRATDSDIEKILLLVGAERLRRGLPEGLLAWEQAQRGAVVEDLRIAELALHAHGDAILRHHRGDLKLIDESLKLPFTGDTKSRQKVADLGFDDRYAGTKEETPPPLETAEGPTPHYPLHDYQEVLASRMLQLLMQKQPMRGMLSLPTGAGKTRVAAEAVIRYLKTFGADGPGRPILWIAQSTELCEQAVQSWKYVWEKSGLGGTRLSISRFWNSRDATQITGNPHLVVATDDQLTARLHQPAYQWLREPLLVIVDEAHGSTTKGYTALLEQMGITHHRLTRPLIGLTATPFRGKSTDETKRLIVRYGSNRLDDGALGENPYARLQDMGILARTDHAVLEGGELELTSQELHMMSMGRGTLPPNAERRLAEDHSRNRTLINALLGLDREWPVLVFATSVNHARFLAAVLNDQGVHSASVDSETPTKRRQQIIEQFGKGRLRVLTNYGVLHQGFDAPATRVVVVARPTYSPNVYQQMIGRGLRGPRNNGTERCLILNVRDNVINHQQQLAFTDFEQMWREA, from the coding sequence ATGAGTTCTTCCACCCCATCGTCGTACGCGTCCGTCCGTGAGACCGTCGAAGCGCTCTCCGCCGTCGCGCTCCGGCATTACGAGATCGACGCCGGGATGGTCCAGGAGCACGCCAACGGCGAGCGACGTATCACCCAGGGCGGATACGGCGACCGTCAGGTCTACGAGCTGGTGCAGAACGGCGCCGACGAGATGCGAGGCCTGCCGGACGGTGAGATTCGGGTGATCCTCACCGACGACTACCTCTACTGCGCCAACGCCGGTAACCCGATGACCCCGGCAGGGGCGGACACGATCCTGCGCATGGGCGTCTCCCGCAAGCGAGGCGGGCAGATCGGCCGCTTCGGCGTGGGTGTCAAGTCCGTGCTCAGCGTCAGCGACACCCCCCAGTTCTTCAGCACCGGCGGCTCCTTCGGCTTCGACCGGGCCTGGGCCGAACAGACCATCCGAGCCGTGGTACCTGGCGCCGTCGACATCCCCATCCTGCGGATGGGGAAAGTCCTGGACACGGCCGGGGAGGCCGCGTCCGACCCGATCCTCGCCGAGCTGCTCGGGTGGGCCGCCACCGTCGTGCGGCTGCCGCTGCTACCCGGGAAGGCCGCCCGGCTCAGCCTCGACCTGCGCGGCTTTCCCGCCGAGTTCCAACTGTTCTCACCCCACGTCGGGTCGTTGATCCTCGAGGACCGCTCCGGGCCCCGCCCGCCGCTGGTCCGGGAGCTGTTCGTGCGCAACGACGGCAACCGCTTCACCCTCCAGAGCAGTGCCACCACGGGTAGGGACGAGACCAGCCGCTGGCGGGTCTTCACCCGCACGTTCCACCCCTCTGCGACCGCGCAGCAGGGTGCCGGTGAACTGCACGACCGCCCCCGGATCGACGTCTCCTGGGCGGTGCCGGAGGACAAGGGCCGCGGTGAGCGGGGCACCTTCTGGGCGTTCTTCCCCACCAACTACGCCACCACCCTGCGCGGCCTGCTCAACGCACCCTGGAAGACCAGCGAGGACCGGCAGAACCTCTACGACAACAACCCGTTCAACGAGGAACTCATCGAGCAGGCGGCGCTGCTCATCGTCGAGTCCTTGCCGGAACTGGTCGACATCGCCGATCCCGGCTCCTACCTGACGCTGCTGCCGGGCCGGGGAAGGGAGGCACCGCAGTGGGCCGACGACCGGCTGACCAAGGAGGTCTGGAAGACCACGGCGGTGCGTCCGTCGCTGCCTGACCAGCTCGGTGTGCTGCGCATTCCCGACGAGCTGTCCATGCCGCCGGAGAACATCCCCGCCCCCCTGATGCAGCTGTGGGTCGGCTACAGCGGGCGCCCGCACGACTGGACCCACCCGTCGATCGAGCAGCGCGAACGGCGTGCCCGCGCGCGTCTGATCTTCGAGACCGCCGGCTTGAGCGAGGCGCCGATCGTGCGGTGGCTGCAGTCGCTGGTGCACGACGGCACCGCCGAAGCGTCCATCTGCGCGATCCGCATCCTCGCCGGGCTGCGCCGCGAGAACTCCGAGCACGCCGACGCCGCGCGCCGGGCCCGGATCGTGTTGACCGAGTCCCACGGCATGGTCTCCGTCGACCACCCCGGCCTGTACCAGCGCAGCGGCCTCGACGAACTCGCCGACGATCTGATCTACGTCGACGCGACGGTCACCGACGAGATCGGTCTGCGCAGCGACCTCAACGAACTGGGGGTCCGGGAGGCGACGCCGATGGGCAAGCTCAAGGCGGTCCTGGACCGCGGTGTCGACGGCTACGGCGACAAGGACTGGCAGGCCCTGTGGGGGCTCGTGGGCCGGGTGACACCCCACGACGCCGCCGACGCCATCCGCAAGGCCCTCCCCGATCCCATGCGCGCGATCCGGGTGCGCACCATGGCGGGCCGGTTCCGGCCGCTGGCCGAGTGCCTGCTGCCCGGGCGGGTCATCCCCGCCGACGGCAGCCGCGACCAGGACCTGGTCGTCGACCTGCGCGTCCACGGCGCCGACCGGCCGGCTCTGACGGCACTGGGCATGTCCGACGTGCCGGAGATGAGCGTCGACCCACGCGAGGACGACTGGTTCGAGGAGTACCGCGAGTTCGCGTTGAAGCGTCTGAACGACAGCCTGGACAAGCACGTCCGGCTGCGCAAACTGTCCGCTCTCGAGGTCGACGGGACCACCCCGCCCGGCCCGCTCGGCGTCCTTACCGAACTCAGCGACGAAGGCAAGGCACTGTTCGTCAAACACCTGCCCGCCGGGCGACTGGTGCGCGACTGGACCGCCCGGGCGCACAGCAGCACGCTGCACGTCCCGTCGCCGCTGGTGTGGATGGTCCGCCAGCACGGCAAGATCGACAGTAGTCAGGGGCTGCTGCCCGTGCGCATGACGGTCAACCCGGGCCTGCAGGAGTACGACGACGTGCTGCCCGTGGCGAGCGTCGACCGCGATGTCGCCGACGTCCTCAACCTGCCGTCTACCGTCGACCGGATTCAGGAACCGCTGTGGCGGTACGTGGTGCAGACGGTAGAAAAGTCACAGGACGACGTGGTCCCCGGGAAGGCCTACGCGCTCGTCCTGCGCTCGGGCATCGAATGGCCCGGAGGCGAGACCCGGTGCCGGATCGGGGACACCTGGGGCACGCGACCCGACGACCAGATCTGCGTCACAGCCGACCGGGTCGAGTACGACACCCTCGTTATGGAGCGGGTCCCCGCACTGCTGGCACCTACCGTGACCGACGTCGAGAACATGGTCGAGACGTGGGGGATGCTGCGATACGCCGACGCCGTCAGCATGGAGATCCGCACCGCCGAGGAGACCGAACCGGTCGCCGTCGTCACCGAGTTCCCGCACTTGGCCGTCCTGCGCAGCCGGCTCGCCAACGGCTGGTCCTACGTGGTGTGCGGCGAACTCGACGAGGTGAAGCGCACCCCCGCCGGCATGCGGACGACCCCGCTGGAGTCGGCGAACCGGGACCGCGTGGTCTACGTGCGCCACCCCGCCGACGAACGGCGCATCCTGCAGGCCGTCTCGAAGGAACTCGACCTGCGCCTATCGCCCGCCGAGGTGCAGAAGATCCTCGACATGCGGGAGGAGGCCAAGAACCAGGACATCCTCAAGCAGGTCCGCGCCACGGACAGCGACATCGAGAAGATCCTGCTGCTCGTCGGCGCCGAACGGCTGCGGCGGGGACTCCCTGAGGGCCTGCTCGCCTGGGAACAGGCGCAGAGGGGCGCAGTGGTCGAGGACCTGCGCATCGCCGAGCTCGCGTTGCACGCCCACGGGGACGCCATCCTGCGTCACCACCGCGGCGACCTGAAACTGATCGACGAGAGCCTGAAACTGCCGTTCACCGGGGACACCAAGTCCCGGCAGAAGGTCGCCGACCTCGGATTCGACGACCGGTACGCGGGCACCAAGGAGGAGACCCCGCCGCCGCTGGAGACCGCCGAGGGACCCACGCCGCACTACCCGCTGCACGACTACCAGGAAGTGCTCGCCTCCCGAATGCTGCAGCTGCTGATGCAGAAGCAACCGATGCGGGGCATGCTCAGCCTCCCCACCGGTGCTGGCAAGACCCGTGTCGCAGCCGAGGCCGTCATCCGCTACCTCAAGACCTTCGGCGCCGATGGCCCGGGCCGGCCGATCCTGTGGATCGCCCAGTCCACCGAGCTGTGCGAGCAGGCCGTACAGAGCTGGAAGTACGTCTGGGAGAAGAGCGGCCTCGGCGGCACCCGCCTCAGCATCAGCCGCTTCTGGAACAGCCGCGACGCGACCCAGATCACCGGCAACCCGCACCTGGTCGTGGCCACCGACGACCAGCTGACCGCCCGGCTGCACCAGCCTGCCTACCAGTGGTTGCGCGAGCCCCTGCTGGTGATCGTGGACGAGGCCCACGGATCGACCACCAAGGGCTACACCGCGCTGCTCGAACAGATGGGCATCACCCACCACCGCCTGACACGACCGCTGATCGGACTCACCGCCACCCCGTTCCGCGGCAAGAGCACCGACGAGACGAAACGACTGATCGTTCGCTACGGCAGCAACCGACTCGACGACGGAGCGCTGGGCGAGAACCCCTACGCCCGGCTTCAGGACATGGGCATCCTCGCCCGCACCGACCACGCCGTCCTGGAAGGCGGCGAGCTCGAACTCACGTCCCAGGAACTGCACATGATGTCCATGGGCCGAGGCACCCTCCCGCCGAACGCCGAACGGCGTCTCGCCGAAGACCACTCCCGGAACCGGACCCTGATCAATGCTCTACTCGGCCTCGACCGGGAATGGCCGGTGCTCGTCTTCGCCACCTCCGTCAACCACGCGCGGTTCCTGGCGGCCGTCCTCAACGACCAGGGCGTGCACTCCGCCTCCGTCGACTCCGAGACACCCACGAAGCGGCGGCAACAGATCATCGAACAGTTCGGCAAGGGCAGGCTCAGAGTCCTCACCAACTACGGCGTCCTCCACCAAGGCTTCGACGCGCCGGCGACCCGAGTCGTCGTCGTGGCACGGCCCACCTATAGCCCGAACGTGTACCAGCAGATGATCGGTCGTGGCCTACGTGGGCCCCGGAACAACGGCACCGAGCGCTGCCTGATCCTCAACGTGAGAGACAACGTGATCAACCATCAGCAACAGCTCGCCTTCACCGACTTCGAGCAGATGTGGCGGGAGGCCTGA